One window of Trifolium pratense cultivar HEN17-A07 linkage group LG5, ARS_RC_1.1, whole genome shotgun sequence genomic DNA carries:
- the LOC123885816 gene encoding malate synthase, glyoxysomal, producing MDLGTYGYPPPTAKKIISNYEVPEGVEVRGRYDAEFSKILTKDALKFVSDLQREFRNHIKYALECRKEAKRRYNEGALPGFDPATRYIREGEWICAPVPPVVSDRKVEITGPVERKMIINALNSGAKVFMADFEDALSPSWENLMRGQVNLKDAVAGTITFHDKARNKVYKLNDEIAKLFVRPRGWHLPEAHILIDGEPATGCLVDFGLYFYHNHSTFRRTQGAGFGPFFYLPKMEHSREAKIWNKVFEKAEKMVGIERGSIRATVLIETLPAVFQMDEILYELRDHSVGLNCGRWDYIFSYVKTFHAHPDRLLPDRVQVGMSQHFMKSYSELLIRTCHRRGVHAMGGMAAQIPIRDDPVANEAALELVRKDKLREVKAGHDGTWAAHPGLIPSCMEIFNNNMGNAPNQITTMKREDAAKLTEEDLLQIPRGVRTMEGLRLNTRVGIQYVAAWLTGSGSVPLYNLMEDAATAEISRVQNWQWLKYGVELDGDGLGVKVNKELFGRVVEEEMDRIEKEVGKDKFKKGMYKDACKIFTRQCTSPTLDEFLTLDAYNYIVLLHPVETSKL from the exons ATGGACCTCGGAACCTATGGCTATCCACCACCAACAGCCAAGAAAATCATCTCCAACTACGAAgtaccagaaggagttgaagtTAGAGGAAGATATGATGCAGAGTTTTCAAAAATTCTCACAAAAGATGCATTGAAATTTGTTTCTGACTTACAACGTGAGTTCAGAAACCATATAAAGTATGCATTAGAGTGTAGAAAAGAAGCAAAAAGAAGGTATAATGAAGGAGCTTTACCTGGTTTTGATCCAGCCACTAGATACATAAGAGAAGGTGAATGGATTTGTGCACCTGTTCCACCAGTTGTTTCTGATAGAAAAGTTGAGATCACTGGCCCTGTTGAGAGAAAGATGATTATCAATGCTCTTAACTCTGGAGCTAAAGTCTTTATG GCTGATTTTGAGGATGCACTTTCTCCAAGCTGGGAGAATCTTATGAGAGGTCAAGTAAACTTGAAGGATGCCGTGGCTGGTACCATAACCTTCCATGACAAAGCTAGAAACAAAGTTTATAAGCTGAATGATGAGATAGCAAAGCTTTTTGTGAGACCAAGAGGTTGGCACTTACCAGAAGctcatattttgattgatgGTGAACCTGCAACTGGTTGTCTTGTTGATTTTGGTCTATACTTTTACCATAATCACTCAACTTTCCGGCGTACTCAAGGTGCTGGTTTTGGTCCTTTCTTCTACCTTCCCAAAATGGAACATTCAAG GGAAGCTAAGATATGGAACAAAGTGTTTGAGAAGGCAGAGAAGATGGTAGGAATTGAAAGAGGAAGCATCAGAGCCACAGTTCTTATTGAAACACTTCCTGCAGTGTTTCAAATGGATGAAATTCTGTATGAGCTCAGAGAtcactctgttggtcttaactGTGGGCGTTGGGATTACATTTTCAGTTATGTTAAGACCTTCCATGCTCATCCAGATCGGTTGCTACCTGATCGAGTCCAAGTTGGCATGAGTCAACACTTCATGAAAAGCTACTCAGAGCTTCTCATTAGGACATGTCATAGGCGCGGCGTACATGCCATGGGAGGAATG GCAGCCCAAATTCCAATTAGAGATGATCCAGTGGCTAATGAAGCAGCACTAGAATTGGTAAGAAAAGACAAGCTTCGAGAAGTGAAGGCCGGGCATGATGGAACATGGGCAGCACACCCTGGTCTAATTCCATCATGTATGGAGATTTTCAACAACAACATGGGAAATGCTCCTAATCAAATAACCACAATGAAACGTGAGGACGCTGCAAAATTAACCGAAGAAGACCTCTTGCAGATACCTAGAGGAGTCCGAACAATGGAAGGTTTACGGTTGAATACAAGGGTCGGAATTCAGTATGTGGCAGCATGGCTAACCGGATCAGGTTCCGTGCCTCTTTACAATCTCATGGAAGATGCCGCGACTGCCGAGATTAGTAGGGTTCAGAATTGGCAATGGCTTAAGTATGGAGTTGAACTTGATGGTGATGGACTTGGAGTGAAAGTGAACAAAGAACTTTTTGGTAGagttgttgaagaagaaatggATAGGATTGAAAAAGAGGTTGGAAAAGATAAGTTCAAGAAAGGAATGTATAAGGATGCTTGCAAGATTTTCACTAGGCAATGTACTTCACCAACACTGGATGAATTTCTTACACTTGATGCCTATAATTATATTGTCTTACTTCACCCTGTGGAGACATCAAAgctttga